In the genome of Chryseobacterium sp. 52, the window CTTCCCCTACCGCTTTTTCAGATACTGGTTCTGTAACCGGTGGTGCAGTTTCCTGCTTGGGTTCCGGATCTGTCTGCAGTTTGTTTTCTCTTAATTTTTCCAGGCTGTAAAGATAGAGTTTGTTCGCTTTTATTTCAAAATAAGAAAGGATGTTTTTATCCACAATTTGTGCATCCTTATCTTCAAAAACTTTTACCATTCCTTTTTCAGGATCATATTTCAAGATAGAATTGTCCGCAATTACCACAATAACGTCATTCTCTCTCCTGAACCTCTTCCCATTCTCAAGCGGAGCTTCAAAAAGTTTTTCAAATTTCAGTGTATATACCCTGATGTGTTTTCTGGTTAAAATATAGACCTTCGTTTCAAATACGAGCAGGTCCATCAGATCATCAAAATTAACATCAAAAGGATAAGAATTGATTGTGGTATCGTTTCTGAAATTATACTGAATCAGACGTTTTGTACTGTCATCCAGAAGCCAAAGCTGCTGAAGATCTTCTGCGTAGGCCATTTTGATAAACCCGAATTTCTGCTTGAAATCGATCTTCTGAATTTCGTTCATATTCTGGTCTACAAATTTCATTTCCTGGGCATTCTCTGAAAACAAAGGAACACTCAGAGGATTCTGCACAGACTGTACTTTATAAGGGACCGTCAGCATCATCTTTCCAAGTTGCTTTCCTAAAGAATCGTATTTGGTAAAACTGAAATCTTTGTTTTTATAGATATACAGGTTTCCATAATCGTCTGCAAGCATATCTTTAGCTTCCTTCAGTTTCAAGGTATCCAAAGGAAGGGACTTCTGTGCAGAAACTGTACAGAAAAGAAAGATCAATATGATATAAAATAATCTCAAAATCTATTTTGGTAAAGATAACTTTCCTAAGCGGAACGTCAGCAATTTACAGTCTTTTTTATTTACACTTTAAATGATCAATCACTTGATGACCACTTCATAAATTTTTGACCAGTTTTTCCCTGTCACCAGCATATGATCTTCTTTAAAAGCTATTCCGTTCAAAACATGTTCGCTGTTCCCCTGATCATTTTCTTTTGTTAATTTTGTAAAATCAAACTTTCCTACCGCTTCTCCGGTTGCAGGATTGATCTTCAGAATAATCGGTTTATGCCATACATTAGAATAAATAAAACCATTATGGTATTCCAGTTCGTTAAGTTTATCATAGGCTTCCGTATGTCCTGCCACAGAGACTGTTATGACAACTTTTGAAGGATCATTTACATCCAGAAAGTAAAGATTTTTTGAACCGTCAGTAGCAACCAGGTTTGTCCCGTCATATGTCATTCCCCAACCTTCTCCGATTACGTTTGGTAAAGGAAACTGGGACAGCTTTTTCAACGAATTTTTATCATAAACAAAACCAATTTTATTCTGATAGGTCAACTGATAGATTTTATCACCAACAATGGCACATCCTTCGGAAAAGATATCAGCAGGCTGTTTTTCGACAACACTGGGAGTAGCTGAGCCCAAGGTGTATTTTATAAGCTGAGAAGCACCGGCTAGTCCGTCACTTTCATAAACGGTATTGCCTTCTGCAAGGAATCCTTCCACAAAATTATCCGGATTATGAGGATATTCTGCTACAATGCTGTAGCTCATATTCTGCTCGGTTTTTTTTGCAAAAACATTGATGGTCGCATCCTGATTTAAAGTTTCACCGCCTTTGGTTTTAATGATAAAAGTAACGTCATTATCTCCTAACGTGAAAAACTTTGGATCAACTGTTAAATTTGAAGTTTCATTGTCGCCAAAACTAATAGTAATGGTTTCCGCATTGTCTGTCACTTCTTTTGGAAGATTAAGCTTATCCCCGAAATGATACCCTTTTGTTTCGCTTGAATTATTGTAATCCGCGAGAGAGTCAAGCATTTTATCATTGTTGTTACATGATGACAACAGGAAAATGACAGCACAACCAGCTGCGATATTTCTTTTCAGTGAATTCTTAATCATTTGTCAAAAATAATAAATTTTTAAACTTTTAATGAAAATAGCGTTCCTGAGGAACGCTATATTTTTATGGGTGAATCTCAATTCAAATTATTTAACCTGAACTTCATATATTTTCGGCCAGTTTTTACCTGTTACAAGCATGTTTTCGCCTTTGAAAGTGATTCCGTTCAGTACATCATCACTTCCTTTGGTATTCTGTTTAGCGATATCTGTAAAGTCAAATGTTCCTACGACTTCTCCTGTTGCAGGATTGATTTTTAATACTACCGGTTTCTGCCATACATTGGCATAGATAAATCCGTTATGGTATTCCAGTTCGTTCAGCTGATCATAAATCTGTGAACTTCCTGCCACTGCAATGTATTTGATCAATTTTGAAGGATTATTGGCATCCAGAAAATACAAAAGCTTGCTTCCGTCTGATGCAATAAGGTTTTTCCCGTCATACGTAAGTCCCCAGCCTTCTCCTAAAACATTCGGGTATGCAAATTCTGAAAGCAGTTTAAGAGAGCTTTTATCATAAATATAGCCCTTTTTGCTCTGCCATGTCAACTGGTATACTTTGTCTCCTACAATGGTACTTCCTTCAGAAAAATCTTCCTGAGCCTGTTTTGTAGAAGCCAGAGGAGTTGTTGTTCCCAATGTATATTTCAGGATCTGTGAAGAACCGTTTTGCCCGTCACTTTCATAGATCGTATTTCCTTCGATCTGGAAACCCTGTACAAAGTTTTTAGGATCGTGGGGATATTCTGCTATAATCTGATAGGCTATATTTTTTTCAGGATTTTTCGCAAATACATTAATGGTTGCATCCTGATTAAGTGTTTTTCCTCCTTTTGTTTTGATATTAAAGGTAACGGCATTATCTCCTAATGTAAAGAATTTAGGATCAACGGTTAAACTTGATGTTTCTTTATCGCCAAAGCTGATGCTGATACTTTCTGCATTCTCCGTCACTTCTTTCGGAAGTTCAAGTTTATCACCGAAGTGATATCCTTTCTCTACCATTGTATTGTTATATTCATTCAGCGTGTTCAGGATCTTCTCATCTTTGTTACAAGATGCCAACATCAAAACGACTGCTAAACCTACTATTATATTCTTTTTCATTGAATTTCTAAATATTTCCCCAAAAGTAGCAAAATTTATTCCGTATTGCCAATATTATCCACAGGCTGGCCAAATTGTAATATATACCCGTTGTTATCGTACACTCCAAACTCTCTCATTTCCCACTCAAAAGTTTCAATTTCATAACAGACCTTTACTTTTGTTTTAAGGTCTTCCCAAAGTTCATCCACATTATCCACGTTGAAATAAAATGAACCCGTAAAGCCTATTCCATTCAGTTTTTCATATTCATTCTGAGAAAGCATGATCTGAACATCGTCTTTTTGGATGGAGGCCCATTCCCAATCGTCGTTTCTTCCCATTAGGGTAAAACCCAGAATCTGAGTATAAAATTCTATAGTCTCTTCTATATTTTCCGTCCAAAGAATGGGACGAAGAGCTGTAAATTTCGCCATATATTCCAGAATTAAAAAGTGCTTTTCTTGATTTTCATATTGACCGAAAGCCACAATTCATTATCAATACTGACCTCGCTCATGACGTCCGGATCGATCTCAAAACCTACTTTTTTATAGCATTCAATTGCTCCGGTATTCCAGTCGTACACATTCAATTCCGCTGTTTCCCTGTCAAAATTATTGAACCCGAACTGCAGCAATTCCTGTACAATTTTCTTCCCATAGCCTTTCCCTCTGTTGTTTTCATCCCAGATGAGGATTCTTCCCAGCAGAAAGGTTTTTTCTTTTAAAAAGATCTGAGCATGGCCAATCACATGCTGACCTTCTGCATCAGAAACCTTAAACATAAATCTGCTTTTATTTTCCATATCGTTCTCCAGCTGCTCTTTTGTAAGAGGAAAATGATAGGCAGGACCGGCAAACTGAAGCAGTGCTCTTTTGTCTTTTATGTTGGAAATTAATTCAGAAGTATCTTCTGTCTTAAAAGGCGTCAGTTCAATCATCTTCAGGTTATTTTTCTAAATATTCTTTCATGCTCTCTCCAATAATGGAATTCCAGCCTTCTGTAAAGCTTGCTCTGGAAAAAGTTTCTCCTAAACCATCGAAACCTTCAATATTTTCATGAGTCAGCGTTACCTGTGTTCCGCCATTATCCTCCTGAAGCTCCCAGATCACGGTAGTTACCGAATCTGAAAGTTCCGGATATGACCAGGTATGTTTCAGTTTCTTTTCAGGAATAATTTCTAAAACAGTACCCCGGTGAAGGTATTTCCCTCCATCACAGGATTCATAAAAATCAAACTCTTTACCCAGCTCCAATTCAAAATCCCGAATGGTAAAATACCAGGATTTCATTTCCTCTTTATCGGTCAACGCGTTCCATATTTTTTCTATCGGAGCGTTTATTTTATACTGAACAGTGATTGGTGCATTCATAGTATCAGGTTTAATTACATTTTAACTGTGCGAGAATCCGGTAATTTTTGCTTCATCAAAATCCAGCTGCATTTCAATGGATCTCATCACGTGATCATCAAATATTTTCTCCTTTTTCATACGGTGCAGTTCATTTCTCTGGGCCTGGATGATCTGGCGGAGGACATCTTTATTTTCATTAATTGCATTGACATAATCTCCTGTAGAAGCCATACACTGAGCTTTATCTGCCATCAGCATCATTTCGGTTTCCAGTTTATGTTTCTGATGGCGCACTAACGTATTGGTTACAGCCAGTTCAGAAAAATCATTATCCAGTTTATGCAGCGCTGTTTCTTTCAGTTTACGCATCAGGATTACTTCCTGCTTTTCTTCTGGTAATTCGCTTCCGGCATCATCTATGTTTAACCATTTTAAGATTGGAGTAAGCAGTAATCCCTGTCCTACCAGTGTAATCAATATAATAACGAAAGTTACAAATAAAATGATATTACGGTGCGGAAAAGCTTCTCCATTTGGAAGAAACGCAGGAATGGAAAGTGCAGCAGCAAGTGAAACTACTCCTCTCATGGCTGCAAAACTGATGATGAAAGGTTCTCTCCAGTCCGGTTTGGGAATTTTTAATCTTAATTCCTTAGAGCAGAGCCTTGGAAAATACATCACGGCATAGCTGTACAGTATTCTGGTAAAAATAATGGCACCCCCGATGACAACACTGTAAAGTATTCCTTCTGAAATGGTATATTCTTTCATTGCTGCCACAACAATCGGAAGTTCAAGACCGATGAGGATAAAGATGATGGTATTCATCAGAAATATCAGGACGCTCCAGACATTTCCGGACTGTATCCTTGAGGTATGGCTGAGATAGCAGTGTGAATTATAGGACATCAAAAGTCCTCCTGCAACAACGGCCAACACTCCTGAAAAATGGAAATGTTCTGCTCCCACATACATGATGTAAGGAACGATAAGCGTAATCACGGTATCAATATTGGAATTGGACGGAATGATCCTTAGTAACGCCCCGAATAGAAGGCCCGTCGCGACACCAACTGCCACTCCACCGACTGCCATTGTAAAGAAATCCTGAATAGCATCTCTCCAGATAAACTGACCTGAAATCACGGCTGCCAGAGCAAATTTAAAGACAATTAAACTGGAAGCATCGTTGATAAGACTTTCGCCTTCCAAAATACTGGTGATTTTTTTAGGGATTTTCATATGTTTCAATACGGAAGTAGCCGCTACTGCATCAGGCGGAGAATTCACTCCTCCCAGAAGGAATCCCATGGCAACGGTAAGTCCCGGAATAATGGATGATGAAAGGTAGGCTACGACTATTGAAGTCAGAAATACAAGTCCGAACGCCATGGAAAATATCTGCTTTCTCCATTTGTGAAAGTCCTGCCATGAAGTAAACCACGCAGCCTCGAACAGAATTGGAGGAAGAAAGATAAGAAATACAAGATCGGGCTCTATTTCAATATGTGGCATTCCCGGGATGAGACTGATCAGAAGACCTGCAATCACCAGAAAGATGGGATAAGCTACTTTCAGCTTTTGCCCTATCATCACCAATATCATCACAGACAGTAGTACTGCAATGGATATTATAACATAACTGTGAATCATTTTGAGTTGTTTTTTAGTTGTTTTTGTCTGTGGCTAAGTGGAAAGATGTACTTTTCGTTCTTTTTTTAACCTTATAGATTTCAGAAGCCTCTAAGGTTTGGATTTCTTTATTATTAGAATATTTTCCAAAGAAATTAATCATCTTTACGTTGAACCGAATACTTCATTTTAAAGTACAATATTGTTCTTTGGAGTAATGGCTGGCGGAAGATCAGATTCATCCAGCATATCTCTCATATCAATTTCTATGGTACGGCTGATCTGGGTAATGGGCACATCATTCGGACTGCCTTCAAAAGGGTTCACAGAGGCTTCTCCTACACTGTCTAATGTATGAAAGCACCATGTTACCATCAGTGAAAACGGAATATTAAACCATAATGTCCAGCCTTCCAATCCTGTTCCTTCGCCTAATTTATCGAGTTCTTTCAATAATCCAAAAGGTACAAAAAGAATGAATAGTAATAGAAGATAAGTGGTAATTGATGAGAAATTTCTGGGATAAGGAAAGTTTTTAATTCTTTCTGCTTTTCCCTGATCGTCTGTCAACTTCACCAGTTGCTGGTTGATCTGTGTCCACTGAAAATCATTAATAATACCATCAGCATATGCTTCGGACAATTCTTTACTCTGACTTGCCATCAGCTGTGTTGCTCTGTTTTTTTTGCTTAAAATATACTGAAGCTCTGTTTCAGAAAGGTATTTTTTCAGCTCATCATCCAGTTTCGTCAATCTCTCCGGAATATCATATTTTTTGGCATATTCATCATACTGAGCCGTCCCCATATTCTCCCAGGTTCTGGGTTCACGGAGCTGAAAACGAAGTACCGTAAGCCATGCATAATGACGGGAAAACATTTCTTTTACTTTTTGGGGATCTTTGCCGGAAAGAGCATCTCTGAGGATATATCCAAAGCTACGGCTGTCATTAATGATTGCCCCGTAAATTTGCCTGGCTTCCCAAAGTCTGCTGTAGCTGGCATTGTTTTTAAAACCTACAATAAAAGCTACCGCGGTTCCCAGAATAGCGATTGGCTGCCAGGGAACTGAAACAAATTTCCAGCCAAAAAAATACAAAACCGTAGGTATTGCTGACAGTATCGTTAAAACATAGATACTTCGTCTTGTCCACGTGGCGAATTCCAGCGCCCCAAATCTTTTCCCTGAATGCATATGTGTTTATTTTTATTCTGTTGATTATATTTTCTAAACTAACAGTTTTTTTCTTCATCAAGGCACTCTGCAAGGACTGTCAATATTAATTTTTATTAAAAGGAATATTATTATAAAACCCGATCTGGATCTGTCCGCGGTTTTTATTTTCCTGAATCTGATTCATGTAACCTGCTTCTATCCTCATGTTTTTATTAATAACATATCCTAAAGCTCCATATACCCTGTTTCTGTCAAAAACCGGACTGTCAAGATTCAGGAAAATCTCATTATATACCGAAGCATACAGAGATTTCGGAAGCATTTCTTTCCGGGTGATCGGAATATTGAGTCCAATCATATAACGGAATCTCATTCTGAAATCATCCTGCAGAAAACGTTCTTCCAGACGGTATCTGTGCTGCAGATTAAAACGTCCGAACTTCTGTTTCGTAATAAACTGCTGGAAGATCCTGTGTTCTATATTTTCCTTTTTCTCTCCATTTACATAAGGCCGGCTCAGAATAAACCCATACCCTAACAAAACATTATTGTTGTTTTCGGTCAGGTCATATCCAATCCCTGTACGGATCAAGAGTTGCTCAAGGTCGCCTACTGCATCAAAGTTTCTGTATTGGATTTCGTTGTGCAAATTCAGTTTTTTGCTGATTTTATTATTCCCGAAATACATATACCATGCTCCTAAATCATTTTCCTGCGCGTAGGTTGCTATTGACCCCAGACTCAATACTGTAAATGCCAGCTTCGTAAAGACCTTTTTCATAAATTCAATTACTATTATCTATCGTACACAACAAAATTAATAATTTAAATCAATAATAGCAAACAATATTAGATTTGAAAAGTAACTGAGAACTTTGGATTAAAATATTTCTAAATTAATACTTTGAGGAGCAATATCTTTCATTAACCGGGAATCTGTTCTACCAGAATTTCGTTTCCATCCGTATCAAAATAGGTGCACGTCATGTCATTAAGATCCATCTTCCAGCCTCCCACTCCGTTTTCTGCACAGTCGCTACAGAATGTGATATAATCTGTTCCGCCTTGCTGGTGAAGTTTTAATCTACCTTTAAAATTATCAAGATTCAGGGTTTTTGAAACAATAAGTTCATCATATTTTCTGCCGGCATTTGTCTTCTGATTTTCTGCATCAAAATATTCAGTATTTCCATCCGCAACATAAGCCGTATAATGGGAAACACCCAGATTTTTGATTTCCTGAATATACTTTGGAAAATCAGCTCCGCTTTTTACTTTTTGGTGTTCTGCTTTAATTTGTTCAATTGTAAATTTCATCTTTGTTTATTTTTTTAATGTAAGTCTGTATTATTGCATTCAATCATCTGCAAACTCTTCCAAATTTAGAAATTTTTGGAATGCAAATGTATCACAAAATAAAAACCGACAGATCTCTCTGCCGGTTAGTTTTAACTCTATTTCGTATACAAAATATGAATCTTATGGGTGTTGCTGCATTTTTGCAGGGTCGTCATAGTTAACCATCCAGTTGATTTCAAATTTATCGGTAAACATTCCGAAATAAGCACCCCAGAAAGTATCTGCCAAAGGCATTGTTACCTGACCGCCGGCAGAAAGTCCGTTGAAGAGTTTTTCCGCTTCTTCTTTAGATTCTGCATTGACAGAAATTGAAAAATTATTTCCCGCTTTGAAGTGAGAAGCCCATTCTCCGCCTGTATCGCTTCCCATTAAAATGGTTTCTTTTGAGATAGGAAGGGAAACGTGCATGATTTTGTCTTTGTCTTCTTCAGGAGTTTCTTTGCCTTCCATTGGAGGCATTTCCCCGAAAGTTCCGATGTAAGGATATTCTCCTCCGAAAACTGATTTATAGAAATCGAATGCTTCTTTACAGTTTCCATTAAATGTTAAATAAACGTTTACTGATGCCATGATTGTTTTTTATATTAGTTAAGTTTTAATAAGTTCTTCTTTAAGGTTTTTCAGATAAATCTTTCAATCTTAAAAGTCCTTTCTGATAATCTTTCCCAATAGCATTCTCCATATTCATAAACACTTTCATTACGGTAAAAGGAAAAGGTATTTTTGATGTAAATCCCCAGGTGACTTTGCTTCCATTGCCTTCCTGAACAATTTTCACATAGGAACCGGCTTCTCTTTTATAAGGGGCTAAAAACTGAATATCTGTATCAATTCTTTTTCCCGCTGCATCTATTTTTTTTATTTCCTGACATCCTTTTCCTGCTTCATCTTTTTCGCTCGCCCAGCATAATTTTTCGCCCGGCTGTCCGGTTGTTCCGGTCCAGTTTTTTTTCATTCCAGGGTCAATATCATTCCAGGGACTCCACTGATCCATTGCTTTTAATGTATTGGTGTGCCGCCATACTTTTTCTGCAGGGGCATTGATTGTTATTGATTTCTCATATACACAGTCTCCTGAGATCAGAGCAGCTGCCGCCATCCAAATAATAAGGATTGAAGCAAGAACGATAATAGTCCATCTTAATACTTTCATAAACCCGGATTATCTGTGTTGGTCAATTAAAATCATATTCCCGTCAGGATCCTTCAGAAAGATATGTTCCGGACCTGAAGTCGTTTCATCTGCTGGTTTTTCAAGCTGTATTCCACTTTCCTGTAAATGTTTCTGAATCACACGTACATCATCAAAAGATTCCAGATTCTGTGCATTTTCATCCCATCCCGGATTGAAGGTTAGCATATTTCCGTCGAACATAGCCTGAAACAGACCTACCAGAGTACTTCCGTTTTTCATAATCAAATAATTCTGTTCCATATTTCCGCCCATAGCGCTGAAACCTAATTTTTCATAAAAATCTTTTGACTTCTGAAGATCTTTTACACTTAAACTGATTGAAAATACTCCTAATTTCATATATAAGTTTTATTGTTTTTAATGATCATATGGAATCGCATGCCATCACACATATCGGGAATGCCAACGCATGACGGTCTCATATTTTTTTTGTTTTTAAAGCTAATGTACTTCCGGCAAATACCAGTCCCCAAACCAGGATTCCTAAAACCCAAAACCAGATTGGAGTAGGAAGAGAAAACATCATATAGATCGTGATGAACAGAAAAATAACTCCACAAACTGCTGCAGACGTATGCTTTCCATTGCTGGCAACTTTTGAAGCGGTAAATCCAGAAACGAAAGCTGCCACTGCATAGCCAATAATCACAAAGAACAATGCCATAAAAGGCGCATGAGCAACATATTCTTTCATAGCTTCCATATCCCCGCTTCCGGCAGCGGCAGGCGGCGGATACAGCTGATGTCCTATTTTTTCAATAAGGGTAATGCAGATCATCCCGGCAATGAGCCCGGCCGGAACAGCCAATATTCGTCTTAGCATCGTTATTGATTTTTTAAACGGGTTTTAAAGTCCAGTGTTCCGTCATAGCTTTTCCAATCTCCAATAAATTCGATATACTGTCCTTCTATTTTTTCAGTTTTTTTATTCCACTTGAAGGTATAAATAAATTTTCCTTTAAAAGTCCCGGAATGTTTTCCTTTGGCTTCTTCTGCCAGCTCATATTCTCCGAATACGACTCCTTTTCTTTTGGCATCTCTGTATTTTGTGATGGTAACTTTTCCTTCATATTTTGAATAGTTATCATCTACAAGAGAATACCCGGAAATAAAGTATTCCTGGTCATTTTTTTTATTCTGCTCGGAGATATTGATTTTCAGTTTAAGTTCCTGTCCGCGGTCTCCTATTGTTCCTATATAAGGTTTACTGTTATTCAGCCAGACATTGGAAATATCAGGCATCTGCCCCCATGCAAAATTGCAGGCAAGAATGAGGATCCATAAAAATTTTTTCATAGTGTGTGAAATTTAAACTCCAAATTGAGACAAGTGGTGGTTGAGATGTTTTGCAAACATATTATTCCACTCCTGAGATTTCAATTTACCAAAAGAAAATGATTCCTTGTCATCAAAAGCATCGGGTCCCAATTGCTGAGTTTTCTGGATAAATCCAATCAACCTTTTCTTCTCTTCGTCGAAATTTTTTCTTCCTGTGATTAAAAACTGGGGAGCTGTAGGAGAATCTCTGGGATACGCTTTGTCTCCCACCACTTTAGGCTTTACAAATGTCTTTAAAATAAATTTTGCAATAGATCCCGGTTTTTTATGTTTTTCAGGTTCATATACCATTTCATAAGATATGCTACAGTGTGCCAGCATCTGATCAACCGTCATTTTACCCCATAAACCGTGGGTATCTTCTACCAAATTATTTATCCTATCAATATAGTTCTGAGCATCTTTTGCATCAAATACATTTTCCATATTCTTTCTAATTATCTGAAAGCAAATATATCAGTTTTTTCTTTTGATTTTTTAATCTTTTGAAAAAACGAGCAACGATCTACAGATAAGCAAATAATGAATCATTTATTTTTAATTAATCTTCATTTTCATGGAATTCATGCTCTGAAGTCTCTTCTATTGGTTTTACATATCTGAAGATGAACCAGAGCTTAATTTTAAGGGCAATCCATCCGATAACGGCATAAACAACGACTAAAATACTCAGGTGTTTCAGATAAGGGAAAGTAAGTTCTACAGAACCTTTCTGGATCAGTAAAATTTTAAAGGCCTGAAGGAAAGGCGTCAGGGGAATAATATTAGCGATAAACTGAACAAAGGCAGGCATTGCACTTAAAGGCCATGTAAATCCACTGATAATGAATGCGGGTGAAGCAATAACCATCAGGATCTGAGTTGCTTTCAAAGCATCCGGGATAAGGATACTGATGAATACGCCTAAGAATGAAGCGGAACCTACAAATACTGCTGTAAGAAGGATAAAATTGAAGATTCCT includes:
- a CDS encoding SRPBCC family protein; protein product: MNAPITVQYKINAPIEKIWNALTDKEEMKSWYFTIRDFELELGKEFDFYESCDGGKYLHRGTVLEIIPEKKLKHTWSYPELSDSVTTVIWELQEDNGGTQVTLTHENIEGFDGLGETFSRASFTEGWNSIIGESMKEYLEK
- a CDS encoding VOC family protein; its protein translation is MAKFTALRPILWTENIEETIEFYTQILGFTLMGRNDDWEWASIQKDDVQIMLSQNEYEKLNGIGFTGSFYFNVDNVDELWEDLKTKVKVCYEIETFEWEMREFGVYDNNGYILQFGQPVDNIGNTE
- a CDS encoding VOC family protein, whose product is MASVNVYLTFNGNCKEAFDFYKSVFGGEYPYIGTFGEMPPMEGKETPEEDKDKIMHVSLPISKETILMGSDTGGEWASHFKAGNNFSISVNAESKEEAEKLFNGLSAGGQVTMPLADTFWGAYFGMFTDKFEINWMVNYDDPAKMQQHP
- a CDS encoding GNAT family N-acetyltransferase, translated to MIELTPFKTEDTSELISNIKDKRALLQFAGPAYHFPLTKEQLENDMENKSRFMFKVSDAEGQHVIGHAQIFLKEKTFLLGRILIWDENNRGKGYGKKIVQELLQFGFNNFDRETAELNVYDWNTGAIECYKKVGFEIDPDVMSEVSIDNELWLSVNMKIKKSTF
- a CDS encoding glutaminyl-peptide cyclotransferase, translating into MKRNIAAGCAVIFLLSSCNNNDKMLDSLADYNNSSETKGYHFGDKLNLPKEVTDNAETITISFGDNETSNLTVDPKFFTLGDNDVTFIIKTKGGETLNQDATINVFAKKTEQNMSYSIVAEYPHNPDNFVEGFLAEGNTVYESDGLAGASQLIKYTLGSATPSVVEKQPADIFSEGCAIVGDKIYQLTYQNKIGFVYDKNSLKKLSQFPLPNVIGEGWGMTYDGTNLVATDGSKNLYFLDVNDPSKVVITVSVAGHTEAYDKLNELEYHNGFIYSNVWHKPIILKINPATGEAVGKFDFTKLTKENDQGNSEHVLNGIAFKEDHMLVTGKNWSKIYEVVIK
- a CDS encoding DUF2490 domain-containing protein, which translates into the protein MKKVFTKLAFTVLSLGSIATYAQENDLGAWYMYFGNNKISKKLNLHNEIQYRNFDAVGDLEQLLIRTGIGYDLTENNNNVLLGYGFILSRPYVNGEKKENIEHRIFQQFITKQKFGRFNLQHRYRLEERFLQDDFRMRFRYMIGLNIPITRKEMLPKSLYASVYNEIFLNLDSPVFDRNRVYGALGYVINKNMRIEAGYMNQIQENKNRGQIQIGFYNNIPFNKN
- a CDS encoding Na+/H+ antiporter; protein product: MIHSYVIISIAVLLSVMILVMIGQKLKVAYPIFLVIAGLLISLIPGMPHIEIEPDLVFLIFLPPILFEAAWFTSWQDFHKWRKQIFSMAFGLVFLTSIVVAYLSSSIIPGLTVAMGFLLGGVNSPPDAVAATSVLKHMKIPKKITSILEGESLINDASSLIVFKFALAAVISGQFIWRDAIQDFFTMAVGGVAVGVATGLLFGALLRIIPSNSNIDTVITLIVPYIMYVGAEHFHFSGVLAVVAGGLLMSYNSHCYLSHTSRIQSGNVWSVLIFLMNTIIFILIGLELPIVVAAMKEYTISEGILYSVVIGGAIIFTRILYSYAVMYFPRLCSKELRLKIPKPDWREPFIISFAAMRGVVSLAAALSIPAFLPNGEAFPHRNIILFVTFVIILITLVGQGLLLTPILKWLNIDDAGSELPEEKQEVILMRKLKETALHKLDNDFSELAVTNTLVRHQKHKLETEMMLMADKAQCMASTGDYVNAINENKDVLRQIIQAQRNELHRMKKEKIFDDHVMRSIEMQLDFDEAKITGFSHS
- a CDS encoding DUF1569 domain-containing protein, whose protein sequence is MENVFDAKDAQNYIDRINNLVEDTHGLWGKMTVDQMLAHCSISYEMVYEPEKHKKPGSIAKFILKTFVKPKVVGDKAYPRDSPTAPQFLITGRKNFDEEKKRLIGFIQKTQQLGPDAFDDKESFSFGKLKSQEWNNMFAKHLNHHLSQFGV
- a CDS encoding glutaminyl-peptide cyclotransferase, which codes for MKKNIIVGLAVVLMLASCNKDEKILNTLNEYNNTMVEKGYHFGDKLELPKEVTENAESISISFGDKETSSLTVDPKFFTLGDNAVTFNIKTKGGKTLNQDATINVFAKNPEKNIAYQIIAEYPHDPKNFVQGFQIEGNTIYESDGQNGSSQILKYTLGTTTPLASTKQAQEDFSEGSTIVGDKVYQLTWQSKKGYIYDKSSLKLLSEFAYPNVLGEGWGLTYDGKNLIASDGSKLLYFLDANNPSKLIKYIAVAGSSQIYDQLNELEYHNGFIYANVWQKPVVLKINPATGEVVGTFDFTDIAKQNTKGSDDVLNGITFKGENMLVTGKNWPKIYEVQVK
- a CDS encoding VOC family protein; this translates as MKLGVFSISLSVKDLQKSKDFYEKLGFSAMGGNMEQNYLIMKNGSTLVGLFQAMFDGNMLTFNPGWDENAQNLESFDDVRVIQKHLQESGIQLEKPADETTSGPEHIFLKDPDGNMILIDQHR
- a CDS encoding DUF1398 domain-containing protein, giving the protein MKFTIEQIKAEHQKVKSGADFPKYIQEIKNLGVSHYTAYVADGNTEYFDAENQKTNAGRKYDELIVSKTLNLDNFKGRLKLHQQGGTDYITFCSDCAENGVGGWKMDLNDMTCTYFDTDGNEILVEQIPG
- a CDS encoding bestrophin family protein, with product MHSGKRFGALEFATWTRRSIYVLTILSAIPTVLYFFGWKFVSVPWQPIAILGTAVAFIVGFKNNASYSRLWEARQIYGAIINDSRSFGYILRDALSGKDPQKVKEMFSRHYAWLTVLRFQLREPRTWENMGTAQYDEYAKKYDIPERLTKLDDELKKYLSETELQYILSKKNRATQLMASQSKELSEAYADGIINDFQWTQINQQLVKLTDDQGKAERIKNFPYPRNFSSITTYLLLLFILFVPFGLLKELDKLGEGTGLEGWTLWFNIPFSLMVTWCFHTLDSVGEASVNPFEGSPNDVPITQISRTIEIDMRDMLDESDLPPAITPKNNIVL
- a CDS encoding SRPBCC family protein, translated to MKVLRWTIIVLASILIIWMAAAALISGDCVYEKSITINAPAEKVWRHTNTLKAMDQWSPWNDIDPGMKKNWTGTTGQPGEKLCWASEKDEAGKGCQEIKKIDAAGKRIDTDIQFLAPYKREAGSYVKIVQEGNGSKVTWGFTSKIPFPFTVMKVFMNMENAIGKDYQKGLLRLKDLSEKP